A region of Necator americanus strain Aroian chromosome I, whole genome shotgun sequence DNA encodes the following proteins:
- a CDS encoding hypothetical protein (NECATOR_CHRI.G3064.T1), translated as MTERPAVVLALFLCIQTSCAFVTETTFMIGHKKYVERFEQPWFRVPHSDHKKVDAANVESSSFGKHSIPDGDVFIAPDWTPYEEKYLPCLDRKCICPYFNGTIRENDCVLKNGKLLKRAIRQEIRTLDDVVRKQFEDTVNWMKRIGLYNRIARVHKYAGVHSGPAFTLWHREFLKRFELVIRRHLVDPNMGVPYWDSTLDSELPNPLDSIIFTNIFFGETDENGFVVSGPYVNWTTMEGRPQIFRRVGENPAGELLSNGRVDWIVNNPDINMVLGITMPLTPMTNREALSNGYTDEMYEYAPRPNCSRTNPDCHSKYLFCHIPKEEDARCMSKVRIGGNCAGFENTEICYNSRCVKGLCQQKNKKSDTPKDVDMAGLFM; from the exons atgacagAACGGCCAGCAGTAGTTCTTGCCTTGTTCTTATGCATCCAAACATCGTGTGCTTTCGTAACCGAGACGACATTTATGATAGGCCATAAGAAATACGTCGAAAGATTCGAGCAACCATGGTTTCGAGTTCCCCATAGCGATCACAAGAAG GTCGACGCTGCAAATGTGGAGTCATCTTCGTTCGGCAAACACAGCATACCGGATGGTGACGTTTTCATTGCACCTGATTGGACGCCTTATGAGGAAAAGTACCTGCCCTGTCTGGATAGGAAATGCATTTGTCCATATTTTAACG GAACAATACGTGAAAATGACtgcgttttaaaaaatgggaaGCTGTTAAAGAGGGCCATTCGACAGGAGATAAGGACACTCGACGATGTTGTTCGAAAGCAGTTTGAG GATACAGTGAACTGGATGAAAAGAATTGGTTTGTACAACAGAATAGCGCGAGTTCATAAGTATGCTGGAGTGCACTCAGGTCCAGCTTTCACTCTTTGGCATCGTGAATTCCTTAAAAG GTTTGAACTTGTGATTCGTCGCCATCTAGTCGATCCGAACATGGGAGTTCCCTACTGGGACAGCACACTTGACTCGGAGCTACCAAATCCGCTCGATTCTATCATCTTCACAAATATATTCTTTGGTGAAACCGACGAAAATGGATTTGTCGTTAGTGGACCGTACGTCAACTGGACTACAATGGAG GGACGACCGCAAATTTTTCGACGGGTGGGTGAGAACCCTGCTGGGGAACTGCTTAGCAACGGGAGGGTAGATTGGATTGTGAACAACCCTGACATCAACATGGTCCTTGGAATCACCATGCCGCTTACG CCGATGACCAACCGTGAAGCGCTCTCCAATGGGTACACTGATGAGATGTATGAATACGCTCCGCGACCAAACTGTAGTCGAACTAACCCAGACTGTCATTCAAA GTACCTATTTTGTCACATCCCCAAAGAGGAAGATGCACGCTGCATGTCAAAAGTGCGCATTGGTGGGAACTGTGCCGGTTTTGAGAACACTGAGATCTGTTACAATTCCAGATGTGTGAAAGGTCtttgtcaacaaaaaaataaaaaatccgaTACGCCTAAAGACGTCGATATGGCTGGATTGTTtatgtaa
- a CDS encoding hypothetical protein (NECATOR_CHRI.G3063.T2) yields the protein MKAYLISAFLLLLVQHCSAIECYTGLKLIAGQSLGSETIQCDNSNAYCYNMTANAANVVDVLKAGCSLWRCMFARDKCISTVFQNIPISLCCCSTNRCNVGGSGGFQSVLGDIWKQVIGGWNAKPEQGQNHEVKKQWTKDEVAAKFRSADLDDDHPVSTTRGNRHSTQGEIEIP from the exons ATGAAAGCGTACCTTATTTCTGCCTTCCTTCTACTTCTAGTACAACATTGTTCGGCCATCGAATGCTATACG GGTCTGAAACTTATTGCCGGACAATCTCTTGGATCGGAAACGATACAATGTGATAACAGCAACGCGTACTGCTACAACATGACCGCTAATGCTGCCAATGTTGTCGACGTCTTAAAGGCAGGATGCTCCTTGTGGCGATGCATG TTTGCACGAGATAAATGCATATCCACCGTATTCCAAAACATCCCGATTAGCCTGTGCTGTTGTTCCACGAACAGATGTAACGTCGGTGGAAGTGGCGGCTTTCAGTCGGTGCTTGGAGACATATG GAAGCAAGTGATAGGTGGGTGGAATGCGAAACCAGAACAAGGACAAAATCATGAAGTGAAGAAACAGTGGACGAAGGATGAA GTGGCTGCGAAGTTCAGATCCGCTGACCTAGACGACGACCATCCTGTCAGCACTACACGAGGGAACAGACATTCCACACAAGGGGAAATAGAAATACCATAA
- a CDS encoding hypothetical protein (NECATOR_CHRI.G3063.T1), which translates to MGVEVHQVAWIFLDSYIDKEESPEFRKTISLRCHKLQDCRSNGAGRRRNITEICAYVHVSEGTTEDLIIPNEKDEKIEYNVIEENEMRRCQPLILVHDAGEEHGQMRTW; encoded by the coding sequence ATGGGCGTCGAAGTTCATCAAGTTGCCTGGATCTTTCTGGATTCTTACATCGACAAGGAAGAGTCTCCTGAGTTCCGAAAAACGATTTCACTGCGATGTCATAAATTACAAGATTGTAGGAGCAACGGGGCCGGGAGGAGAAGGAATATAACGGAGATATGTGCATACGTACATGTATCAGAAGGGACCACCGAGGATCTGATAATCCCGAACGAGAAGGACGAGAAGATCGAGTACAACGTCATCGAAGAGAACGAGATGAGGCGATGCCAACCGCTCATACTCGTTCATGACGCAGGAGAAGAACATGGGCAAATGAGAACTTGGTGA
- a CDS encoding hypothetical protein (NECATOR_CHRI.G3065.T1) → MLVLFETAAGYAMFKLHNEKKLKNVDNIYDEFSTAEKAQENLQLVAFKKFKSTADAVECASSLHDGKMNKTLKKLLKGKVDENEQLAVGDAKLGNLIKEKLEVPCVHSPAVAELMRSIRSHIDSLLGEHKAELNAMNLAVAHSLGRYKVKFNPEKIDTMIVQAVSLLDDLDKELNNYVMRCREWYGWHFPELGKIVQDHQAFAKVVKAIGMRQNAATTDLSEILPEELEAKVKEEADISMGTDISDLDLIHIRGLCDQIIELSQYRAQLFDYLKNRMTALAPNLTCLLGELVGARLISHAGSLVSLAKAPASTVQILGAEKALFRALKTKKDTPKYGLIYHAQLITQAPAKLKGKMARKLAAKCALATRIDALADESKGAEIGLECRAALEAVLRGEQERGPKKISGGSHKHEKYHFKSETFEYDNANDVPKKPLKRKYEDDEENTASKKPKVEPNDEETVPRSEKKKKKEKKVKRDEAEDEEE, encoded by the exons ATGTTGGTGTTATTCGAGACGGCAGCTGGTTATGCTATGTTTAAACTTCATAATGAGAAAAAGCTAAAGAATGTGGATAATATTTATGATGAGTTCAGCACAGCGGAAAAGGCGCAAGAGAA TCTCCAACTTGTTGCCTTCAAAAAGTTCAAGAGCACCGCAGATGCTGTTGAATGTGCAAGTTCTCTTCATGatggaaaaatgaacaaaacgcTAAAGAAACTACTTAAAGGAAAAGTCGATGAGAACGAGCAGCTTGCTGTTGGTGATGCGAAGTTAGGGAATCTGATCAAG GAGAAGCTAGAAGTGCCATGTGTGCACTCTCCAGCTGTGGCAGAGCTCATGCGCAGTATTCGATCCCACATTGATTCGTTGTTGGGCGAGCACAAGGCTGAGTTGAACGCAATGAATTTGGCTGTGGCTCACTCTCTCGGTAGGTATAAAGTGAAGTTTAATCCGGAAAAGATCGATACAATGATTGTGCAG GCTGTTTCGCTATTGGACGATTTGGACAAAGAGCTAAACAATTACGTTATGAGGTGTCGGGAATGGTACGGGTGGCATTTCCCAGAACTAGGAAAAATTGTGCAAGACCACCAGGCTTTcgctaag GTTGTTAAAGCTATAGGGATGCGGCAAAATGCGGCGACTACCGATCTCTCCGAAATTCTTCCTGAGGAACTGGAAGCAAAGGTGAAAGAAGAAGCGGACATATCGATGGGTACGGACATTTCCGATTTGGATCTCATTCATATTCGTGGATTATGCGACCAAATCATCGAGTTGTCTCAGTACAG GGCACAACTGTTCGATTACCTGAAAAACAGAATGACTGCTCTTGCCCCAAATCTCACTTGCTTACTGGGTGAACTAGTTGGCGCTCGACTCATCTCTCATGCTGGATCTCTTGTTTCACTGGCGAAAGCCCCTGCTTCGACTGTACAAATTCTTGGTGCTGAAAAG GCTTTGTTCCGTGCTCTGAAGACGAAGAAAGACACTCCTAAATACGGACTGATTTACCACGCTCAGTTGATTACGCAGGCTCCAGCAAAGCTTAAAGGAAAG ATGGCGCGGAAACTTGCAGCCAAGTGTGCACTGGCAACGCGTATCGATGCTTTGGCAGATGAGTCCAAAGGTGCAGAAATAGGACTGGAGTGTAGAGCAGCTTTAGAGGCAGTTTTGCGGGGAGAGCAAGAACGGGGTCCCAAGAAGATTAGTGGCGGCTCTCATAAGCATGAAAAATATCATTtcaaaag TGAGACATTCGAATACGACAATGCAAACGATGTGCCAAAGAAGCCCTTGAAACGAAAGTATGAGGATGATGAAGAGAATACAGCTTCTAAGAAACCAAAG GTTGAACCCAACGACGAGGAGACAGTCCCCAggtccgaaaaaaagaaaaagaaggaaaagaaggtgAAAAGGGACGAAGCTGAAGATGAGGAAGAGTAG
- a CDS encoding hypothetical protein (NECATOR_CHRI.G3063.T3) → MCIRTCIRRDHRGSDNPEREGREDRVQRHRRERDEAMPTAHTRVQTYSLEEEQLTAGIGRIGRSGSMPALIVFVTHVLTSIYEKVDISHILTSFFPVTKMKAYLISAFLLLLVQHCSAIECYTGLKLIAGQSLGSETIQCDNSNAYCYNMTANAANVVDVLKAGCSLWRCMFARDKCISTVFQNIPISLCCCSTNRCNVGGSGGFQKQVIGGWNAKPEQGQNHEVKKQWTKDEVAAKFRSADLDDDHPVSTTRGNRHSTQGEIEIP, encoded by the exons ATGTGCATACGTACATGTATCAGAAGGGACCACCGAGGATCTGATAATCCCGAACGAGAAGGACGAGAAGATCGAGTACAACGTCATCGAAGAGAACGAGATGAGGCGATGCCAACCGCTCATACTC GAGTGCAGACCTATTCTCTCGAAGAAGAACAACTGACGGCTGGAATCGGACGGATAGGAAGATCCGGATCAATGCCAGCTTTGATCGTCTTCGTCACTCACGTCCTAACATCAATCTATGAAAAAg TCGACATATCGCACATTTtgacgtctttttttcctgtcacTAAG ATGAAAGCGTACCTTATTTCTGCCTTCCTTCTACTTCTAGTACAACATTGTTCGGCCATCGAATGCTATACG GGTCTGAAACTTATTGCCGGACAATCTCTTGGATCGGAAACGATACAATGTGATAACAGCAACGCGTACTGCTACAACATGACCGCTAATGCTGCCAATGTTGTCGACGTCTTAAAGGCAGGATGCTCCTTGTGGCGATGCATG TTTGCACGAGATAAATGCATATCCACCGTATTCCAAAACATCCCGATTAGCCTGTGCTGTTGTTCCACGAACAGATGTAACGTCGGTGGAAGTGGCGGCTTTCA GAAGCAAGTGATAGGTGGGTGGAATGCGAAACCAGAACAAGGACAAAATCATGAAGTGAAGAAACAGTGGACGAAGGATGAA GTGGCTGCGAAGTTCAGATCCGCTGACCTAGACGACGACCATCCTGTCAGCACTACACGAGGGAACAGACATTCCACACAAGGGGAAATAGAAATACCATAA
- a CDS encoding hypothetical protein (NECATOR_CHRI.G3062.T1), which produces MTNRKINFGAGPAKIPEEVLLKARDELINFNGTGISILEMSHRSKDFAEVLEETKDLLRELMKIPDEFEILFMQGGGTGQFAAIPLNMKGEKEFADYIITGAWSSKAAAEGSKYIRVKKVFVPAKPYVTIPDQSCWDHDKDAAYLYYCANETVHGIEFHSPPYSVHGVPLVADISSNFLSRPFDFTNHGVVFGGTQKNLGAAGLTVVIVRKDLVVQPQAITPAILSYKEMHDNNSLYNTPAVYGIYLTNLVLKWIRNNGGVDAIFEMNKKKSGMIYDLIDNSNGFYTCAIDKECRSYMNICFRVKDGDEKLEADFLKGATARGMISLKGHRSVGGIRASLYNAVTVEETALLADWMQEFMTSQAA; this is translated from the exons ATGACTAATCGAAAAATTAACTTCGGAGCTGGTCCAGCGAAAATTCCTGAAGAG gTGTTGCTCAAGGCACGCGATGAATTGATAAATTTCAATGGGACAGGCATCAGTATTTTGG AAATGTCGCATCGTTCGAAAGATTTCGCAGAGGTTCTCGAAGAAACGAAGGATTTGTTGAGGGAACTCAT gaaaattccGGATGAATTTGAAATACTTTTTATGCAAGGAGGAGGTACTGGACAGTTCGCCGCTATTCCACTGAACATGAAG GGTGAAAAAGAGTTTGCTGACTACATAATCACGGGTGCATGGTCGAGCAAAGCTGCCGCTGAGGGAAGCAAGTACATTCGAGTGAAGAAG GTGTTCGTACCAGCTAAACCCTACGTAACAATTCCAGATCAGAGCTGTTGGGATCATGACAAA gaTGCTGCTTATTTATACTATTGTGCAAACGAAACAGTACACGGTATTGAATTCCATTCTCCACCGTATTCGGTACATGGAGTACCACTCGTCGCCGACATATCGTCGAATTTCCTTTCAAGACCTTTCGATTTCACCAAT CACGGAGTTGTGTTCGGCGGTACACAGAAAAATCTCGGTGCAGCTGGTCTTACTGTGGTTATAGTAAGGAAGGATCTTGTTGTACAG CCACAAGCGATCACTCCAGCGATACTCAGCTACAAGGAAATGCACGACAATAACAGTCTTTATAACACTCCGGCAGTATACGG gATCTACTTAACTAACTTAGTACTGAAGTGGATTCGCAACAATGGTGGAGTTGATgcgatttttgaaatgaataag aaaaagtcTGGTATGATATACGACCTCATTGACAATTCTAATGGTTTCTACACGTGTGCGATCGATAAGGAGTGCCGTAGCTACATGAATATTTGTTTCCGAGTCAAAGATGGCGACGAAAAATTAGAGGCTGATTTCCTTAAAGGAGCAACAGCTAGGGGAATGATCTCACTGAAAGGGCATAG GTCCGTAGGCGGTATACGAGCCTCCTTATACAATGCGGTAACCGTGGAAGAGACCGCACTGCTGGCTGACTGGATGCAAGAGTTTATGACCAGTCAGGCGGCTTGA
- a CDS encoding hypothetical protein (NECATOR_CHRI.G3063.T4): protein MCIRTCIRRDHRGSDNPEREGREDRVQRHRRERDEAMPTAHTRVQTYSLEEEQLTAGIGRIGRSGSMPALIVFVTHVLTSIYEKVDISHILTSFFPVTKMKAYLISAFLLLLVQHCSAIECYTGLKLIAGQSLGSETIQCDNSNAYCYNMTANAANVVDVLKAGCSLWRCMFARDKCISTVFQNIPISLCCCSTNRCNVGGSGGFQSVLGDIWKQVIGGWNAKPEQGQNHEVKKQWTKDEVAAKFRSADLDDDHPVSTTRGNRHSTQGEIEIP from the exons ATGTGCATACGTACATGTATCAGAAGGGACCACCGAGGATCTGATAATCCCGAACGAGAAGGACGAGAAGATCGAGTACAACGTCATCGAAGAGAACGAGATGAGGCGATGCCAACCGCTCATACTC GAGTGCAGACCTATTCTCTCGAAGAAGAACAACTGACGGCTGGAATCGGACGGATAGGAAGATCCGGATCAATGCCAGCTTTGATCGTCTTCGTCACTCACGTCCTAACATCAATCTATGAAAAAg TCGACATATCGCACATTTtgacgtctttttttcctgtcacTAAG ATGAAAGCGTACCTTATTTCTGCCTTCCTTCTACTTCTAGTACAACATTGTTCGGCCATCGAATGCTATACG GGTCTGAAACTTATTGCCGGACAATCTCTTGGATCGGAAACGATACAATGTGATAACAGCAACGCGTACTGCTACAACATGACCGCTAATGCTGCCAATGTTGTCGACGTCTTAAAGGCAGGATGCTCCTTGTGGCGATGCATG TTTGCACGAGATAAATGCATATCCACCGTATTCCAAAACATCCCGATTAGCCTGTGCTGTTGTTCCACGAACAGATGTAACGTCGGTGGAAGTGGCGGCTTTCAGTCGGTGCTTGGAGACATATG GAAGCAAGTGATAGGTGGGTGGAATGCGAAACCAGAACAAGGACAAAATCATGAAGTGAAGAAACAGTGGACGAAGGATGAA GTGGCTGCGAAGTTCAGATCCGCTGACCTAGACGACGACCATCCTGTCAGCACTACACGAGGGAACAGACATTCCACACAAGGGGAAATAGAAATACCATAA